In Setaria italica strain Yugu1 chromosome I, Setaria_italica_v2.0, whole genome shotgun sequence, the genomic window GTTTGTTTGCACTTCTGTTTGAAGAAAAATACTTTGTACTGGGAAATGTAAAGATAGTAGTAGGAATGTAGGATGCTTGTGGGCATGTATGTAATGTTGTGTGTGTCCACTAATTAGTTTGCTCAGAATTCTGATAAGTTTGCAAAATGCACCAAAATTTGCGTAGTGTTGTAATTATTCCTTTTGAGGGACTCGTATCAACATACCCTGTTCTCACTGCTGTGAAAATTGAGCTTTGTTACCGTTTCTCAGATGCAGCTTGCACAACGGAAGATCATAAAAGAGGAACTGCAAACCTCTCTTTTCCACGAGGGAGCTGATCCATACATACGGGGAGAAAAGCCCTCAGCATCCACATCCACTTAGACGATATACTACCTCCAACTTTAATAGGcctttgagatttttttttttttgagaattattatatgggcttggcccataaATCCTCCATTTTCATGTTTGTTTTTTCCTACTATGTTGATGACAGGTTGCACATCAAAAGATCATGCATAGATGTTCTGAAACACTGACAAAATGAAGAGGGCTTGCAAACCCCTTGGTCTTGATAATTTATTTGACTTTACAAAATGGTCTATCTAAGTACATTACAACCACTAGAGAATCTagtcaaaaggaaagcaaaaagGTATATAATCATAAAAAATACGCAGGCATATGATTTGCTCTACACTCGATTCACATCCTAGATCTACCATCCAGATGTCACCCCGCAATTCTATGCGACTCACGTTTCTCTTGGTAATTTCAGATTATATTGTCACTGCCTGCTCTTTTTACATTATATATCAAAATCGATATTTCACAAAGAATCTCCCCTTTAGTATTAAAATCATCATGGATGCAAAGTATGCAACATCAGGATTATAGCACAAATCATCAAACACTAGAGCTACTGACACGTATAAATAATGAGTTTCAGGTTTCAGCTCAGCTTTAGGATGCACTGCTAGTTCTCCGGAATATTCATTGGTCTGAGCTTGATCTCTGAAATTCAGCATTATAATGCCATCTATCTTCTAGATGGATTAAGGCGTGCAAAGTGGAGGATTACCATTTCAAAATTTACCAAAAGCAGATAATATTCTTCATGCAACAATTCTTCAGAATTAAGCAGGTGTCGCTTCTAGTGCCTCTTTACCCGTGATGCcttctttgagttctttgaaGTACACTTCATAGTCCTTTTCAGGAGGGGGATTTGAAGGGTCAATCACATAGGCTTCACTGAATGGAACAGTGCTCTTGACCTGATCAAAAGAATTGCCACCATTAGCTTTCTCCCAAAGATAATTAACAATAATGTCTGTTCCAGTCTTGGAAACAAGTTGCAGAGTTTTAACCTCGAAAGTTTTCCCCACTGCATTTGGGCTTGCCAGAGCTGCTACACAAATGCAAGCAACTTCTTCTCTTGATATCTTTCCCTGAGATGGTGCAAGAAGTTTATTAAATCGatcaaaggaaaaagaagagctCATTGGGATGTCATGACGATGGTGCTTCCTGTACGTACTGTGATATTGTCCCCTTGATCGAATATAAGGTCAGCTCCAGCTGGTTCCTCAGTTAATGCACATGGTCGTACAATAGTGTATGGAATGCCACTTTCCCTAATTAAATCCTCTCCCTGAAATGACACCTCAGACGGTATAAGGGTTTCTACTTTCAAGGTAACCAACATGGTAGATATCCTTCAAAGTATTATATAATATGCCAGGGAAATAAGAAGGCATTCACCTTTTATAATTATGAGTTTAAGGCAGTGAGCATACCTTCAACTTATAAGTTAAGATGGAGCCAAGCTCTTTGTTCAAGCGAACAGCAGGCGGTTGTTTGCTTAAATCTAGCCCTGGTCTTTCAGGTCTTGTAACTCCTGCAGAACTCACATGAACGAACCTGTGAATAAAAGACAAACAAGCTCAATTAGTACTGAATAGTTCCAGAAAGAAACTGAAAATGAAGTAGCTAAATTTATTCTATTGTTGAACTGATGTCATCTCCTGAAAACTACTAGATAGACATACCTTGGAGTGATTGGCTCGTTTATGTATGCTCTAATACTTGAAAAGGGAAGTTCGAATGGACCTTCAGCAAATGTTGGGTTGAGTTTTCCATCATATTCAAACTTGCTGAACATAAGCTACAAAATTATCAAATTAATGTTAGATAAATGTTTACCGAGTGTTCAATGAAAGCAATATGGCTCGGGgagataatagattgattaTGAGGTGCAAAGCACGTACAGATTATATAGGCAAGGATGTCCTAGGGTTTATAGAAATAGAACCAATCAACGGAGATCCTTGCCTAATTAACATATCACCTATCCATCTATCCCAGGGGTGGGCACAAGGCCAGAGGCCTGTGCGGCAGCCTACCCTAGGCCCAAAGGGCTGCCGTACATACCCACAAACATACTTCTAACATTCaaagtttaaaaaaaaacagagatacCTGCAGTGAAGTGATATTGCTTGCATCGAATGGTGGAGCATCAGTCATAGTACGAGCACGGAATACAGGTCTCAGAGAATAGAAAGGTACTTTAACCTGATCAAGGAATAAGAACATAGCTCTAAGTCACTGAAACAAATAATGAAGATATTTACAATATAGTATGACatatttcctaaaaaaaaaagcatagcATGACATACACTTTGCCATTCTCCCTTAGTGGTGTCAAAGCTTGCTGTGTAGCCAACAGTATCCCATTCATAGCTAGTCCGAATTATGAGTTTATACCGTCGTCCATCACCTTTAACTCGTAATTCAATACCATCATATGCTGACAGGTCCTCTGGCACTGTAAAATTCTGCAGTCCGAATGAGGTAATATACTGTTAACAATCAAACATCACTATAAACAGGAGTCACTGGCAGATAAAAGTAATAATAAAGTTATAAATTATTGAGTGCCTCCATAGTTTACACTTGCTTATGTTGCCAgaaagaaaattttcatttatttccATGAAACAACATAGAATAAAATTGATGAATGCAAACAACATATCACATAAATAACAATCATATGCTTAGCAGTAATTTTCTTTTCCCATAATATATGGAAGTAATTACCTTTGTCCTTATACTAGTAAACCCACCATTATTTGAAGTAGATACAGTACCTAGATAAAGGTGATGCACAGGAAAGGTAAGCTTACAATAGCAACATTTCAAGCAAATGCAACATCTCGTATACAAGGttgaagaaataaaataaataccTTTGAACAACCCAGCTGGCCCACCAGTTTCACTTCCTGTTGGTAGGATTTGGAACGTGCTTTCACTAACACCACCCATTACAACATCATCAAGAGCTCCCCACACGATCTTTCCAGATAAGTTGCCTACATAAAAATGAAAATATTGCACTAAGATTCATGAACTTGTAAAAAAAGTAACCAAGACATTGACATGAAGTAGAACCATCatgattagaaaaaaaaagggatttACTCTAAGTTTTAATATCAACAGGAAGTAATATGCTATGCAACAATAGCCAAATGATCAATTATATGTAATTATGGGAACATAATTTTGTGGTCCCAGGTCCAAATGTCAGTGTTACACTCGGTGGTATCTCTTTGTACGAACTGTGACTTTTGTGGCACCATGGAGGTCATTGGTGAACATAGTAGTGCCAGATGGCATATATGAAAATAAGTAGAATAGAAATTTTTAATTTGATCAAGCAACGAAATATATACCTTTGAGCCCAAATAGAAGTTTCCCTTCACTTAGTCCAACACTATTTTTTATggcattaatcaaattttgCATTCCAATGTACTCTACCATTTCAGGTGAAGGTCCCTTGATCTGATTGGAAAAAACATATAATGTAGTGAACTTGGAGTCTCATAAAGCAAAAGTTACAATTTTTAGGAGAACCAGGCGCTACTTATGCATGAGAAGATTTCTTGATGCGCTACCTCAGGTTCAAAAAACTTGATGCCCTGCATGAATAAGAGACTGAAGTGTCATACCATTGTAGCCAGATGGTAGAATGCATAAACTTTACATGTCATAGAGTATTGGGCATATGACATACTTGTTTGTACTTCTGCCTATCTGGTGTATCACCTTCCTTTGGCCCAACTATGACAGAGACTGCATTCACTACTTTCTTGATCCCTTTGAAGAGCTTAGGATCGAGTGTATCTTCCTTTGTAACATCTCCTATGATCTGAAACCAGAAGTAAGCTGGTAACTTCAAATATGAAGTTTATGAACCACAGGCAATGAGATCAGAAGAGCTATGTCATAAGTCAGCATATCTCTGCACGTTATTTTATTTTGACCTTCAAATAACATGTCAGAAATATCAAATCTGTACCCAAATTTGGTTTCATATAATACCGACTACTTCCAT contains:
- the LOC101762330 gene encoding uncharacterized protein LOC101762330 isoform X2, giving the protein MNCSSCCGAAVSSVPVVLARPRVRFTASCSTRTDQKVLFLGSKRFPRFTYSPSRRASSRLSRREIVESIISSFTGSASTEVPKKMETSDVVLVTGATGGVGRRVVDILRKKGVPVRVLARNQDKARSMLGTDVDLIIGDVTKEDTLDPKLFKGIKKVVNAVSVIVGPKEGDTPDRQKYKQGIKFFEPEIKGPSPEMVEYIGMQNLINAIKNSVGLSEGKLLFGLKGNLSGKIVWGALDDVVMGGVSESTFQILPTGSETGGPAGLFKGTVSTSNNGGFTSIRTKNFTVPEDLSAYDGIELRVKGDGRRYKLIIRTSYEWDTVGYTASFDTTKGEWQSVKVPFYSLRPVFRARTMTDAPPFDASNITSLQLMFSKFEYDGKLNPTFAEGPFELPFSSIRAYINEPITPRFVHVSSAGVTRPERPGLDLSKQPPAVRLNKELGSILTYKLKGEDLIRESGIPYTIVRPCALTEEPAGADLIFDQGDNITGKISREEVACICVAALASPNAVGKTFEVKSTVPFSEAYVIDPSNPPPEKDYEVYFKELKEGITGKEALEATPA
- the LOC101762330 gene encoding uncharacterized protein LOC101762330 isoform X1, encoding MNCSSCCGAAVSSVPVVLARPRVRFTASCSTRTDQKVLFLGSKRFPRFTYSPSRRASSRLSRREVIAFAGQQSWDIGRFVRTLYFFNGPPNPLKIVESIISSFTGSASTEVPKKMETSDVVLVTGATGGVGRRVVDILRKKGVPVRVLARNQDKARSMLGTDVDLIIGDVTKEDTLDPKLFKGIKKVVNAVSVIVGPKEGDTPDRQKYKQGIKFFEPEIKGPSPEMVEYIGMQNLINAIKNSVGLSEGKLLFGLKGNLSGKIVWGALDDVVMGGVSESTFQILPTGSETGGPAGLFKGTVSTSNNGGFTSIRTKNFTVPEDLSAYDGIELRVKGDGRRYKLIIRTSYEWDTVGYTASFDTTKGEWQSVKVPFYSLRPVFRARTMTDAPPFDASNITSLQLMFSKFEYDGKLNPTFAEGPFELPFSSIRAYINEPITPRFVHVSSAGVTRPERPGLDLSKQPPAVRLNKELGSILTYKLKGEDLIRESGIPYTIVRPCALTEEPAGADLIFDQGDNITGKISREEVACICVAALASPNAVGKTFEVKSTVPFSEAYVIDPSNPPPEKDYEVYFKELKEGITGKEALEATPA